The proteins below come from a single Chiloscyllium punctatum isolate Juve2018m chromosome 20, sChiPun1.3, whole genome shotgun sequence genomic window:
- the gprin1 gene encoding uncharacterized protein gprin1: MGTIKDLDSLQISVSEPVEMENKCLSEGAVCNNQEEKVGKAALHSNCQARCSSPCTANNPDNLNHSHLVETSINVPKNANTETGKSHKTPENDLNKEPVQKESSCAFSNSTDDAIEAICLNIKESTGLNVNSSEAEPETPLTGCELEDRGMETSSCTDPQESLNQKEMAKPTNGGSVLQSDLNRLEICQQSEQVSTDIETAEGLSQISTPATTSQDAEVQVAIQVQKISVATSPLAPLGNYPVFKIPDVRLRDQRVEKTAACPVTSSSLTTPPRKDVEMQVDITVQCKSVATGPMTPLEKTPLATLPEVQVEAMEDEQPEPVRDVQWDEKGMTWEVYGASMDAEVLGLAIQKHLEKQIEEHGKQNTEVCQNDKPISRKESLRKEENKRRQSNVFQAVLHNIRSPQCCTRGSTAAE; the protein is encoded by the coding sequence ATGGGGACCATCAAAGATCTCGATAGTTTGCAAATCTCAGTATCGGAGCCAGTTGAGATGGAGAATAAGTGTTTGTCAGAGGGTGCTGTCTGTAATAACCAAGAAGAGAAAGTTGGAAAAGCTGCATTGCATTCCAACTGCCAGGCTCGTTGTTCTAGCCCTTGTACAGCCAATAATCCAGACAATCTAAATCACAGCCATCTGGTGGAGACGAGCATTAATGTGCCTAAAAATGCCAATACAGAAACTGGCAAGTCGCATAAAACTCCAGAGAATGATTTAAACAAGGAGCCGGTGCAAAAAGAATCCAGCTGCGCCTTCAGTAACAGCACTGACGATGCCATCGAAGCCATTTGCCTGAATATTAAAGAAAGCACAGGGTTGAATGTTAACAGTTCAGAAGCTGAACCAGAGACGCCCTTGACAGGATGCGAGCTGGAGGACAGGGGAATGGAAACATCCAGCTGCACTGACCCTCAGGAATCCCTTAACCAGAAAGAGATGGCAAAACCCACAAACGGTGGATCAGTTCTTCAGTCAGACCTAAACAGGCTAGAAATTTGTCAGCAGAGTGAGCAAGTGAGTACAGACATTGAGACAGCTGAAGGCCTTTCACAGATATCAACACCTGCCACAACTAGCCAAGATGCTGAGGTCCAGGTAGCTATTCAAGTGCAGAAGATATCTGTTGCCACCAGCCCCCTGGCTCCCTTAGGTAACTACCCAGTATTTAAAATCCCTGATGTCAGATTACGAGATCAAAGAGTGGAGAAGACAGCAGCATGTCCAGTGACCTCATCATCTCTCACTACACCACCAAGAAAAGATGTCGAGATGCAGGTGGATATAACAGTGCAATGTAAATCAGTAGCCACTGGCCCAATGACTCCATTAGAGAAGACCCCGCTTGCTACACTCCCTGAAGTTCAAGTGGAGGCCATGGAAGATGAGCAACCAGAGCCAGTGCGCGATGTCCAGTGGGATGAAAAAGGGATGACATGGGAAGTCTATGGAGCATCCATGGATGCAGAAGTGCTAGGACTAGCTATCCAGAaacatttggaaaaacaaatagaggAGCATGGCAAACAAAACACTGAAGTGTGTCAAAATGATAAACCCATTTCAAGGAAAGAAtctttgagaaaagaagaaaacaagAGACGGCAAAGTAATGTTTTTCAAGCAGTTCTGCACAACATAAGAAGTCCACAGTGCTGTACCCGTGGGAGCACTGCAGCAGAATGA